The stretch of DNA GACGGTGGGAGTAGTAATTCTGAAAATTCGTAGAAATACTTTAATTATTAATCAATTAGTAACTGTGTAAATATTTCGTGACTGAACAACATTGATATGTCTACTGATATCAAGTACTTCCTCTTGCAGGAAGATTAGGTCATTTTTCTCGCATTCAGAAGGTTGTCTCACTGAAATTATGCATTTCACTCGTCGTGACAGTCAAATAAATTGAAGATTAGAaaggtacaatttttttttttttaaaattactgcaGTTCATATTTGTTAAATGTTATGATGCATATAATTTGCGTTATCATCCTAGAGAACCTGTTTGTGGATGTTATGCACTTAACACAAGATATCGAGTAGATTTGTAGTCTTATTACTCGTAGACGTACAGCAAACTCACAGGAACGTAGTACATAACAATTTATTAGTCATATTTACAGCAAACTCACAGGAACGTAAAAGCATTTTACATTCAACTACAGTAGATTTGTAGTCTTAATATATCTCTCTTGAGACTTCAATTGGCGGCCCCTTGTTTTCCTGATAATGATCAACGTTGTTCGATCAGGCCCCTGTAAACATCAGCGGTACAATTTTGAAATAATGTTATGTTAGCTGAATTTATAAATAACTTGAAAGTTTCAGCATAATTGGTTATTAGTATCATGATATACCTCTTGCAGTAAGATTACGCCTGTTTCTAGCATTCAGAAGTTTGTCTCTTGCTGATTGAAGCCTGCTTGTGGCATCAACTATTTTCATTCGTTCTTGTGGCTGATGATTGGAGCATGACACTCCAACACTGATCACAGCAATAATGCATTCCTCTCTTCGTTGAAGCTCATCTTGAATTGCCCGTGTGTCATCGGCTTCTTCAGTGATATTATCTTCTTCAAGTGATGGATCTACAATTTGTAAGACTTGGTCAGGTAATGCTGCTTCCGCATGTCTATGAAGGTTGTAGCCTTCATTGAACATGTTGTCTGTTGGACTTTTTCCTGTCATTAGCTCAAGTAGCAATATCCCATAGCTATAAACATCACCCTCTGTAGATGGCTCACTTCCGATCCCATACTCTGACAAGTGAACCCAATGACAATGCTTAGCCACAAAATTGTTAAGTAGTTAATAAAAGTAGACAAAGCCTTAAAATTACTCACTGACTATACATATTTAGGAAGTAGTAGATATATTGGCAATAGTACTTCACGGTGTTTGTCAGACAAATTATAATTAGGAATCACGAAGTTATTACCTGGAGCAGCATAGCCGATAGTTCCCTTAATTCCAATTGTACTACTTTGATTTGGATGTCGAGGTTGAGTAAGAAACCTTGCTAATCCAAAATCTCCAACATGAGCGACCATGTCATTGTCAAGCAATATGTTGCTAGGTTTCAAGTCACAATGCACTATTGGAGTTTCACACTCATGGTGGAGATAACTGATTGCATGGGCCACATCAATCGCAACATCCACCCTGTGAGCAAGGCTGATCATGTTTCTGTCCCCTCCATGTAACCATCTGTCTAGGCTTCCATTGGGCATGTACTCGTATACTAGAGCTCTAAAATCGTTTCTCTGAAAGTCAATACTAGAACAAGCTGTTATGACGCCTACCAGATTTCGGTGCCGGACATTCCTCAACGCATTGCACTCTGCCATGAAACTCTTACATGCAACCTGCTGTTCCAAGTTGAAGACTTTCACTGCCACCGTCTTTCCATCCAAAATCCCCTTAAACACGGATCCAAAAGATCCCATTCCAAGTAGATTCTCTGAAGAAAAATCAGCCGTTGCTTTTAGTAACATGTCGTAAGACACTTTCATGGTTACAATCCCCATCATTGAACCTGATGAAAGAGGTGTCTTTTTCTTTTTGATACATGCCAGATACAGCCCTGATGCTATGGCCACCATCCCAATTAGTGCGCCAACAATTGGGACTATCAATTTAAGGGCATGAGACattattcttttcttctttccggGGCTTTTGATCTTCTCAATGCACTTAGGTAAATGAAGCTGTTTAATTCCTCCACAGAGTCTGTTATTGCCAGCAACAAAGACCGCACTAGCATTTGCAAATACTGAGTTCGTTGGAACCCTTCCCTCAAAGTCGTTATAAGATAAGTTAAGGTAATATAATGTAGGAAATTTAGAAAAGAATGCTGGAATTGGGCCAGATAAATTGTTTCGAGAAAAGTCAATTTCTTGGAGGCTAGTCAAAGAAGCGAAAGATGACGAAATATTTCCCTGGAAAGAATTTCCATCCATGTAGAGGTATTGAAGGTCAGAACAGTCACCAAGACTATCTGGAATGATACCCGAAAACTTATTGTTATCTAGTCTTAATAATACTAGGTTATTTTGTTTACCCATCTCCAAAGGTAGGGAGCCTTCCAAATAATTAGAAGACAAATCTAGTTCAACAAATCTAGCAGATCCTTCAAATAACTCATTATTCAAGGTTCCATTGAGTTCATTGCCTGATAAACCCAGATACAACAAGCTTTGGCAATTCCCGAGGTTTGGAGGTATACTCCCATTCAATATGTTGTCATCTAAAATAAGATCACTCAAGTATGATAAATTTCCCAAGGAACTAGGAATTGTACCTTCTAATCTGTTGGACCTCAAATCAAGGTGTTCCAATTTGTGAAGCTTCCCAAAATCCCGAGGAAGAGATCCCGTTAATTTGCAGTTAGGCATAATTAAGAGCTTAAGATTGTTGAGATTGGTAATACCTTCCGGAATGTTTCCACTTATCTGTGTATCATTGATTGTGAGCCATTGTAAAAAGGTGGAGAGATTGGCAATAGACTTGGGTAATATTCCGGAAAAGCGATTTAACTGCAAATCTAGGATTCTTAATTGGCTACAGTTAACTAGTGTATCTATAAAGTTTATATCACCCTCTAGATAGTTCTGGGCAACAGATAAAGCAGCTAGGTTATGAAGATTCCCAAAGTCATAAGGAATCCTCCCTCTAAAATTATTGCCACTAAGTACAATAAATTCAAGTGATGTGAGATTTAGTATCGTGATTGGAATGGATCCTGAGAAGTTGTTATACTGTAGTAACAACGTTTGCAGTTGAGAAAAAGTGAAGCCGATATCTGCAGGAAGTTCTCCATGTAGATGGTTGTGATAAAATCCAATTTCTTGAAGGAAGGAGAGATTGAAAAGGGACGGGGGAAGTGTGCCTGAGAGTTCATTTTCTCCAACTTTAATGTTAGTTAGATTTTGCATCCTACCAATACTGTTCGGGATTGTTCCTGTAAATGAGTTTTCATGAGCAAATAAGTATACTAAAGAAGTAAGATTTTGTATGATGTCAAAAAGAGGCCCGCTAAGATGATTATTTGCCACATTAAATTCCGTTAGCTTTGACAATGCTCCTAGTCCTGTTGGGAGTTTTCCCTCTAGCTTGTTGTTGGCTATGAAAAACACTCCGAGGTTAACACAACCAGATATGTTACCTGGAATTTCACCTACAAGTGTGTTGTTATATAGCCGTAGTTCTTGAAGCCTGACTAGATGACCTAATTGATTGGGGATTTCTCCATATAGGCTATTATTGTAAAGATTAATGATCTTAAGGAAGCTTAGGTTTCCTATGAAAGGGGATATGGTTCCTGCCAAACCCCTGGAACTCAAATCTAGTACAGTCACTCTATTATGTTTACGCCCACAGTTA from Silene latifolia isolate original U9 population chromosome 10, ASM4854445v1, whole genome shotgun sequence encodes:
- the LOC141605065 gene encoding uncharacterized protein LOC141605065, with translation MKPIHLQTKNESPSFISTLCNKATFFLIFVFVMQSITVTLSFRSVGYPGNETDHTALLAIKSQLLVPSNRVLSSWNDSIHHCSWEGVNCGRKHNRVTVLDLSSRGLAGTISPFIGNLSFLKIINLYNNSLYGEIPNQLGHLVRLQELRLYNNTLVGEIPGNISGCVNLGVFFIANNKLEGKLPTGLGALSKLTEFNVANNHLSGPLFDIIQNLTSLVYLFAHENSFTGTIPNSIGRMQNLTNIKVGENELSGTLPPSLFNLSFLQEIGFYHNHLHGELPADIGFTFSQLQTLLLQYNNFSGSIPITILNLTSLEFIVLSGNNFRGRIPYDFGNLHNLAALSVAQNYLEGDINFIDTLVNCSQLRILDLQLNRFSGILPKSIANLSTFLQWLTINDTQISGNIPEGITNLNNLKLLIMPNCKLTGSLPRDFGKLHKLEHLDLRSNRLEGTIPSSLGNLSYLSDLILDDNILNGSIPPNLGNCQSLLYLGLSGNELNGTLNNELFEGSARFVELDLSSNYLEGSLPLEMGKQNNLVLLRLDNNKFSGIIPDSLGDCSDLQYLYMDGNSFQGNISSSFASLTSLQEIDFSRNNLSGPIPAFFSKFPTLYYLNLSYNDFEGRVPTNSVFANASAVFVAGNNRLCGGIKQLHLPKCIEKIKSPGKKKRIMSHALKLIVPIVGALIGMVAIASGLYLACIKKKKTPLSSGSMMGIVTMKVSYDMLLKATADFSSENLLGMGSFGSVFKGILDGKTVAVKVFNLEQQVACKSFMAECNALRNVRHRNLVGVITACSSIDFQRNDFRALVYEYMPNGSLDRWLHGGDRNMISLAHRVDVAIDVAHAISYLHHECETPIVHCDLKPSNILLDNDMVAHVGDFGLARFLTQPRHPNQSSTIGIKGTIGYAAPEYGIGSEPSTEGDVYSYGILLLELMTGKSPTDNMFNEGYNLHRHAEAALPDQVLQIVDPSLEEDNITEEADDTRAIQDELQRREECIIAVISVGVSCSNHQPQERMKIVDATSRLQSARDKLLNARNRRNLTARGA